The following is a genomic window from Candidatus Hydrogenedentota bacterium.
CGGGCGGCGCGTGCTCATTCGCGGCGGCGCGTGGATGACCGCCGACATGCTGCTGCGGCTGACACCCGAGCGCTACGAGGCGTTGGTCCGCTACGCGAGCGAGGCCGGGCTGAATATGCTGCGATCGGAGGGGTTCTCGATTCGCGAGACGGACGAGTTCTACAACCTGTGCGACCGCTACGGCGTCATGGTCACGCAACAGATATTCGGCCGGAACCTTCCGGACGAGGCATTGGCGCTGGCCTGCATTGACGACATGATGCTGCGCGTGCGGCCGCACCCGAGCCTGGTTCATTTCCTTGGCCACGACGAAACATATCCGACTGACCACCTCGACGAAGGTTATCAGGCGCTGATTGAAAAATACCGGCTCCACCGCACGTATCAGCCGCACTCGGGCACATTCTATGTGCCCGAGCGCGCGCGCACCGGCGGCACGCGCACCGGCACGCGCGAATTGTGGACCTATGTCTCGCCCGAGCACTACTACCGGCGCACCTTCGACGGCGCGTGGGGCTTCGCGCAGTCCGGAGGCATCGGCGGCATCGTCGCGCACGAGGACAGTATCCGGGCAATGATGCCCGAGGACCAGCTCTGGCCGGCGCTCGATACGGAAGCGTGGTCGTTCCACAGCGTGGCCCAGGGCGGCGAATACTTCGACGCGTTCCGCGAGAGCATGAACGCGTCCTACGGCGCGCCCGCGAACCTCCTTGATTTCCTGCGCAAGGCCTATGCGATGAATTACAGCAGCGCCCGCGGCATGTTCGAGGCCTACGGACGCAACAAATACAAGGCGACCGGCATCACGACCTGGAAATACGACGCGGCGTGGCCGGCCGCGATCACGTGGCAGTATGTGGACTGGTACCTGCGCCCCACAGCGGCGTATTTCGGCGCGAAGAAGGCCTGCGAGCCGCTGCACGCGCAATTTGCCTACGACGACCGCGGTGTCTGGGTCGTGAATACGCATGGCCAGCCCTATTCCGGGGTCACGGTGACGGCGACGGTGCGCAACTTCGATCTTGTCCCCGTGTTTGAGAAAGAAGCCGTGGTTGCCGTCGAGGCGGACGGCAAAACGCAGGCGTTCGTGATTCCGGGGCCGGAGGGCTTCAGCGACGTGCATTTTCTGACGCTGGAATTGCGGGACGCGTCCGGCGCGCTTGTTTCGGACAACTTCTACTGGCTCTCCACTGTGCCCGATATCCCCGGCACGAGCGGCCACAACCTGAAGGGCCTCTTCTGGACCAAGCCGAAATCGCGCGCGGTCTTCACCCGCTTGAACGAGCTGCCGCCCGCCACGCTGCAGGCGGCGTGGCGCGTCACGGCTGAGGGCGGCACAACTGCCGGACACGCGACGATTGAGAACACAGGGCCCGTGCTGGCCTTTCTCGTGCAACTGGATGCGCTCGCCGGCGAAGACGGTCCGTCGATTGCGCCCGCGTATTGGTCGGACAACTACTTCAGCCTGCTCCCGGGCGAACGCCGCGAGGTGACAATGCGTATTCCCACGGCGGCCGCGGGGCCGAAAGCCTGCTTCCTGCGCTTGTCTGGATGGAACGTGGCGGCATCAGCCGTGAATGGGTCCGAATAGAGGGCTATTCAGGGGCGGTACGGATTTCCTGCCCGAGGCAGACAGGCGCCGTGGCGGCCGCGGCGTTACGGTCATCGCGATTATGTGCGACGGAAAACCCAGGGCGAATCCGCCTGCGGAGTTCGTCATGCTGCCGGGAGATGTGCTGGTGACGGCCGGCGCACTTGCACAGCCTGACATAGCCCGAAGTCCGGTGGAAATCAAGGCGCTGCCGAAAGATGAGGCCTTGAAGGATGCTACGCCGCCGCCCCTGATGGTTCGCGCGTGTCTGGTCAAAACGGCAGGCCGAGGCGTATGCGTTCCTCGTATACGGCCAGGGCCTTCTCGCGATACGTTTCGCTTTCTTCGAGGTATCGCTCGCCCTTTTCCTTAGACCCGTTCTCGATCAAAAGTTCGCCGTAGCCCTTCAGGGCGCCGCGCAGGTCCCAGTTGGCCTGGGACGAAGCTTCGGGGCGCAGGCGCTGCGCCCAGCGGTATTGCTCGATCGCCTGCTCGAAATAGGTCATGCGAGACTCGACGGGCGTGGACCGGCCCTTCTTCCACAGGCCTGCGCCGTAACGTGTCCGGAATTCCGACCGCAGCGGACTGCGCGCGACGGCCTTTTCGGCCCACTGCAGGTACCCGGCGAGGCAACGCTGGAAGCGGTCCTGTTGACTTCCGCCTTCCGTCACGTCGAGAAGCATGTCGTACCAGTCCAGAATATGCGCGGCGAAGTCGGGCCGGTGCGGGAACATGCGGTCCAGCGCTTCCAGTTCACGAATCCAAGCCTCGGCCGCGTCCATGGCGACCTCAAGTGCTGCCCACGGTTTCCTATTGAACCAAATCCAGGTCTCGCGCGTAAGCGGGTCGCCGGGTTCCAGGCGCCGCCAGCCGCCAGCCGCCGTGGGCGCGGCCAACGTGCCGATGCGTTCCAGGGTTTGCCGCAGTTCGTTGAGTTCCGCGTCCTGCGACAGGCCGGGCTGGAAGAACGTGAGCACATCGACCAGACGCACGCCCGGGACGCGTTTCGTTGGCTGCGCGCTGTTTCGCCGCGCCAGTTCCTGGTCCATGCCGTAATCAAACACGCCGCGCAGACAGGTGCGGCCCACGTCGAAGCGGTCTTGCAGCCGGTCCAGGCTGGCGACGTTCACCCAGTTGCCGCTGATGGCGTGGTTCTGGCGATAGACGCGCAGGCTCATTCCCGCGATGAGGGCCGCGCCTGTGAGCAGCGCCAGCACGATAATCTGGTGGGCGGTGTGCCGGCCGCCCGACGCCGTCTCCGTCCCCGCCTCGGCGGTTTGCGCGCGCGCATAGAACAGCGCCGCGATCAGACAGACGTAGAACACGAGCGAGGTGTTGTAGAAGTTGAAATCGACGAGCGAGTGAATGAGAAACGCCAACACGCCCGCGTAGAGTCCCGCCAACAGCCACCGGTCGGCGCGACGGTGCTCGCGCACTATCCGAACCGCGCCCCAGACCGCGAAATACGCCCAGAACCCCGTGAAAGCGAGGAAACCAAAGATCCCGGTTTCACATAGCGCTTGCAGGTAGTCGTTGTGCGCCGTTTGCACATCCCCTGCGTCGACGGTCTGATATTGCGGGTAGGCGACCCCAAAATTGCCCCAGCCAACACCCAGTAGCGGGTTGTCCGCGGCCATACGCAGCCCGACCTTCCAATACGTGGCCCGCAATGCGAAGGACGAGGGGTCCAGCAGGTCCTGCATTCGCACACTGGCGCCCTCTTCAAGCAATTGCCGGTTGACCTCGGGCATCTCCGGCGTGGGTGCGGCCGCGACCTCGCCTGTGTTCGCGGTAGCCGCGACGGGCGCGGGGGCCGCGTCTTGTGCACGGGCCTGCCCAAAGTTCAGCGCGACGGCGCCGCAACACAGCGCAAGCAGGGCTGCGGCCGCGGTGCGCGCCGCGGGCGCGGGCGCGCGCGGTCCGCGCCGCGCGGCCCAGAGGATAGCCGCGGCAGCGGCCGACGCCAGCGCGAGGGACAGCATGGCGCCGCGTGAGAAGGTCAGCCAAAGCGCGATGCATTGAACCACCACGAGGAAGAGAAAGAAATACGCGGTAAACGCGTACCCTGCGGGCCAGACCCCGCGCGAGACGGCATAACGGTACGCGATGGCCCCGTGCGCCACGCCCACGAGCACGGCGGCGGCGAAGGCCAGCGCGAACAGGAAGGGGACGTCCCTCTCGATGTGCGCGAGCATGACATATAGCGCAGTGATATAGAAACTGACTGCCATCGAAGTAATGAGCACCAGCAACGCCAGACGGAATGCGGCGGCCCGCGAAACCTTGCCCGTCTGCGCGCACGCTGTCTCGTTGTGGCGCAGCACGCCGTGCATCGCGGCGCCGATGCTCAGGGGAATGCCGAGAATCAGGAAAGCCCCGAGCGCGTTGGGGAAGAGCATGGTGCCGAAAGCACGGTTGATATTGAGCCGGCGCAGCAGTTCGGGCGTTGGTTCGGTAACGCCGAAAATGCGGTAGAGAATCCTGGGGTCTTTCAGCATTTCCTGGCGTGTGTAGTCGAACACAAATTCGTACTGCATCACGGCGTACACGGCATGACACAGCTCGCCCGCGGCGAACCCCGCGGCCACGACGGCCACCGCCGCGCGCGAGCGCAGCGCACTGGTTGCGAGCATGAAGAGGGCAAGGAATGAGGACCATTGCAGGATGCGGTGGTACGTGTTATCGAATTGATAGGTAGTCAGGGCCGTGAACGCGCCGGCAACGAGGAATGCGCCAAGCAGCAGGGCAGGGCCGGCATGCTGGATGCGCCCGCCGCGCATGAGCACGCGGACGCCCCACAACACGAAGAGGAACAGGGTCGCGCAAGTGAAGTAGGCTTCGTCGCCCGGGTACGTCTGGCCGTCGAGCCAGTGCCGCAAGAAGGCCAGCATCGCCAGGCCGAAACTCGGATGCGTCATGCCAAGGCCCGCGATGAGCGCCAGCGACGCGGCAACGACAAGCGCGGCTACGTCGACCCGCGCGAGCAGCGCGGAACCTGGGAAATAGAACTTGAGCAGCAGCAAGAAGAAGGCGGCGGCGGCGAATGCCGCCAAGGCGCCCAGCGCGGAATAGAGCACGCGGGGGCGGGGAAAGTCCGCGGGCCAAGACCGGACGGCTTCCGGGTTTGAAACGCCGGACGGTTGCGTGTTTCTTGGCGTGGAGTTCCGCGCGCTCTGTTTGCGACTCACTGGTGATTGCCTCCGCGTTTGTTGCCCGCGTTCATCAACAGCACGATCAACAGAAACACGCCGATGGTCTGGCCCAGGATGATCAGGGTGCCGGTCATTGTCGCGGTCGGCAGCAGCGCGCCGCCCAATCCGGCGACGGCGGCCACGAGCAGAATGAATTCAACCGCCTGCCGCGTGGACATGCCCAGGTCCACCAGCCGGTGCGAGAAATGGCGCTTGTCGCCGAGCATGATCGACTGGCCGCTGCGCCAGCGCAGGTACATCACGCTGAACGTGTCGAACAACGGCACGCTCAACGCGAGCAGCGGCGCGGCGACCGCGATCCGCGAACTGGCGGTCTGCGTGTGGAACGTGCCGACGACGGCGACCGTGGCCAGCATGAAGCCGCTGAACAGCGCGCCCGCGTCGCCCATGAAGATCCGCGCCGGGTTCAGGTTGTGATAGAGGAAGCCGCCCATCGCCCCGGCGAAGACCATGAGCAGCAGGCGCACGAATTCCTGCTCCGTTCCGTGCGTTTGCACGGCCAGAAAGAAGGAAAACGCCGCGATTACGGAGACGCCGCCGCAAAGCCCATCCATGTTATCCAGGAGATTGAGGGAATTCGTCATGAACACAATCCACGTGATCGTCAAGGCGGCGGAGAGCCACGCCGCGGCCGATTCGGGCAGCCATGGCAAGTCCACGAAGAACAGCCGGACTGAGATGCCGCACCAGACCAGCAGCCCGGCGGCGGCCAGTTGCACCACGAGTTTGGTCCAGGGCGATAGACGCTTGATATCATCCCAGACGCCCAGCGCGAAAATGAGCAACCCGCCGCCCGCGATGCCGGCCAGTTTCGAGCGGTGCCCCTCGCCCAGGGAAATGCGCAGGTTTTCCTCCAGCCAGCCGAGGCTGTAGCGCTCCATCACGAGCATGGCGCAGACGTGTGCCACGAGGCATCCGTAGAACGTGATGACAACGGCGGCGCCGCCAAGCAACGGGACCGGCTCCGCATGAATCTTGCGTTCGCCCGGGTGATCGACGATATTCCGGCGCAGCGCGAACCGGCGCACGGCTTCCGTCAGGCCCAACGCGACGAGAAACGACAGACCCAATGCGTATCCGTAAACCAGGTACTGATTGGCAATCATCCCATATCCTGTCAGGCTCCGCCGCGGCATGGACATCCTGCCCACACCTCACGCGACGGCATAAGGTTTCAATCCCGGCCAAGATGGCCGCGCCACACTTCCTGAAACAGCGCAAACTCGGCGCGCGCCGCCGTTTCCGCGTGGAAATCGCGCCGCACGCGTTCGCGAGCATACGCGCCCATACTTTCGCGGCGGGCCGGGTCGTCCAGGAGCGCATTGACGGCCTCGGCCAAGGCATCCGGGTCTCGTGGCGCCACGTTGAGCCCCGTCCGGCTGTCAAGGTTCGCGTATTCTACCCCCGTGCCGAGGCGCGTGGCCACCACGGGCTTGCCGCAGGCGTGCGCTTCCAGGATCGAGATGCCGAACGCCTCGCTGCGCTCGACCGAAGGGAATGCGAACACGGCGCAGCCGTGCACGTGCGCAACGAGGTCTTCGTGCGACAACTCGCCGGGAAAGGCGATGTCCACGCCCAGTTCGCGGGCAAGCGCCATGACCTCGGAACGCTCGGGCCCGTCGCCCGCGATGACCACCTTCGCGCGGATGCCTTGCGCGGCGCGCACGAGGTACGGCAGGCCCTTATAGTACCGGTGGCGGCCCGAAAACAGCACGTAATCGCGGCCATATTGCGCCCGCAAGGCCGCGACGCGCGCCGCATTCGGGTGCTCGAATTCCTCGGGCAGGATGCCGAGCGGCACGACGCGGCAGCGGTCGCGCAGTTCCGCGAGAATCGGCGAGGTCTCGACATATGCGGGCGATGTGGGAATGATGACGGCGGCCTGCCTCAGGAAATGCATCAGGAAAGGGCGGTACAGGCGCATGGCGCGGGCCTGGCGCACGACGTCGCTGTGGTAGCGCACGACGAGCCTGCCGCGCGGCCGCGCCAGCAGCCAGCTTAGTTCCGCCGTCGGGTTCGGCACGTGCACGACGACGACATCCGCCCGCATGCGCCGCAACCGCCACGGAAATGACGGCGAGAACGGCGCACTCTGAAACCGGCCCCATTCGCCCGCCTCGGTCACCCGCGTGCCGTCCCGCTCGACCACGCGCGTGCGCGGCGTGCCGCTGCAGACCAGCGCCTCGACCTCGGCCCATTGCCGCTGGTACCGGCACATCAGGCCGATGTGCCGCTCCATCCCGCCCGCGACGGGCGGGTAGAAATCCTTATATACGTGCAGGATTTTCATGAACGGAAGACGTCGTGCGCTTGCGGTTGACGCCGGACACCCTAACACGGCCCGATCCCGCTTTCCAAGACCGGGACATGGGGACAGCCACGTCTCCGCTCGAAGACTCGCTCCGCCTGTGGCAGTCCCCGAAACCGTTCGTGCCCGTACTCGTAATCGCCCACGGCCGCCGCACCTCACCGGGTCACACCGGAACGGGGCGAGGACGCCGCGTCTACATTGCCTTCTCCGGCGAAATTTGCCAGAATCGCCCGCAAGTCCTAACCGTGTGGGGAGTATTGACATGAGATACGTCGTGGTTACTTTGGTGTTGACGGGGGTTCTGACTGCCGGCGCCGCATTCGCGGACGATATCCGCGTGGGCATGATCGGCCTCGACACGTCGCACGTGATCGCGTTCACGCAATTGCTGAACGACCCGAACGACCCGAATCACGTGCCCGGAGCCAAAGTCGTAGCGGCGTACAAGGGCGGCAGCCCGGACCTCGAATCGAGCAGCAGCCGTGTCGACGGCTATACCGAACAGTTGCAGCGCGATTTCGGCGTTCAGGTCGTCGCGTCCATCGAGGAACTCTGCACCCTGGTCGACGCTATCATGCTCGAAAGCGTCGATGGCCGCCCCCACCTCGAACAGGTCAAGCCCGTGTTCGCCGCCGGGCTGCCCGTATTCATCGACAAGCCGCTCGCGGGCTCCCTGCGCGACGCCATCGCCATCGCCCGGCTCGGCAAGGAACACAATACGCCCTGGTTCAGTTGTTCGTCCTACCGCTACTACGAATCCCTGACCTCGCTGTTGCAGCAAGACGTGGGCGACATCCGCGGCGCGGTTTCGTGGGGCCCGTGCAGCCTCGAAGAACATCACCCGGACCTGTTCTGGTACGGCGTGCACCCGACCGAGGCGTTGTTCACCGTGCTCGGCCGCGGCTGCGAGTCGGTGGTGCGCACGACCACGCCCGACACCGACGTGGTTACCGGCGTCTGGTCGAACGGGCGCGTCGGCACGCTCATCGGCCTGCGCAACCAGGCCACGCCGCACAAGGTCGTCATTTTCGGGACCAAGGCGGTCGTCGAGCAGGAGGAAAGCGGCGATTACGCGCCCATGGTTCGCGAAGCCGTGAAGTTCTTCCAGACCCGCATCGCGCCCATCGACCCCGAGGAAACCATCGAGATGTTCGCGTTCATGGAAGCCGCCGACGAGAGCAAACGCCTCGGCGGCGCGCCCGTCAGGATTCAGGACGTCATCGCCAAAGCCACCGCGGAATGACGGCCTAGAAATAGATCACTGTCGAGAAGTAGAGGTAGTGCTGGCGCACGTCGGCGTCGGTGGACTTGAGTCCGAAGGTGTCCTTGCGCACGTCGTCGCCCCAGCGGTACTGATAGGCGATGTCGAGGTTGACGCGGTTGCGGATGAGCAGCCCGGCGCCCAGCGCGATGCCGTAGTAGTCGTCGGGCTTGCCGTCGCCCTTGGATTCGAGGCCGAGCGCGGGGCCGAAGCCGAACCAGAGGTCGTCGCGGTGGCTGGCGGGCTCGGGGTCGTAGAAGACGCCGGCGCGCAGGCTCGGCAGGAAGTCCTGGCGCGGCTTGGTCGGATCGACAAAGACGTATTCGGCGCCCAGGCGCACGGTGTAGGTGGGGTCGTGCGGGCTGAGAAACTTGGGCAGGCCGGTGACGCCGGAGGTGCGTCGCGGCGTGACGAAGCCGAAGCCACCGCCCGCGGGCGCGAGGGTCAACGCGGATTCGTCGATGATTACGAAATCGTCCCATTCGCGGCGGGTTACGTCGAGCGAGAGCGTCAGCTTGTCGTTGGGGAAGCGGTAGGCCATGCCGAACCCGAGCGCGTCGGGGAAGGTGATTTCCCGGTCTCGTTTTGTTGTGGTGCGGAAAATGGGCACGCCGCCCATGTGCGAGCGGAACCGGCGCGTATACTCGACCTCCGCGGTGAAACGCGTGTGGTAGACCATACCGAGGCTGAAGCGCGCGGTGGGCTTGAACAGGAGGCCCATCGTGTAGTTGATGCCCTCGAAATCGTCGTAATTCTCCTCGACGGAGTAGTGGCCGAACGAAGCGGGCGTGACCACGCCGTTGGTGCTGAAGAACGAGGCGCCTTTCTGGCGTGTTTCCCACTCGTTGCTCGAGATGAGCGACTGGTCCCACAGATTGACGGCGAGGCCGAGCGACAGGCGGTCCGTGATCTCGAACGCGATTGCTGGCGTGAGGGTCGAAAGACTGCCGCGCTGCGCATAGTCGCCGCGGAAGCGCGCGCCCGTGATGCCGCCCGCGCCCGCCGTGAAGAACCGGACGTCGTACTCGAGGCTGCGGTCGAAGTCATACTGCCGCTGGTAATTGAGGCTGAGCAGCAGGTTGCGGCCCGCGATCGTCCGGCGCACGGGATAGACCACGCTGGCGTAGTTGAGGTCGTCCAGGTTTACGCCGTGGTCGTCATCCATTCCGGGGAACACGCGCGAATCGAATTCCTCGTTGAAGCGTTTCCAGCTGTAGACGAGCGAGAGTTCCGGCCGTTCGAGTTGGGTCAGGCCGGCCGGGTTCCAGGACGCGGCGGTCGCGTCGTCCGCAATCGCAATGAACGCGCTGCCCATGCCGAGCGCGCGAGCGCCGCTGCCGACCTTGCTCGGCGACGAGTTGATCTGCAGTTGCGCCCAAGCTGCCGCCGGGGCCAGCAGCACGGCCGCAACCAAGCTACATAGTAATAGCCGGCATGCCTTTTTCAAGCTGGGTCCCCTCCTCGGTCGTTTCCACCGTTTTCGCGCGGGCGCCGCTCGATTGCACGCTCTGCACCTTCGCGCGGCCCACCTCCACGTACTCTCCGGGCGCGAGCACTTCGCCCGTGGCTTCATCGACCCAGGGTTCTTCCTCGCGCACGACGAGCATATACGCGCCCGGGCGGACGCCGTCCTCGGGCGTCCAATTGACCAATACCTCCGCCCCGGCGTCCTGTGGGCGCACCGCGAGCAATTCGCCGGACAAGCGCGGGAACAACTCCGCAAGCTGGCTCACGATGGCCGCGCAGCCCGCCGCGACCTTGGCGCGGTCGTCCTTGTTGTCGATGAACGCGTCGAGCGTCGCGATGACATCCGATGTCTCGGTGCTGATCGCGCGCGCTTTCAGTTCGAGCCCTTGCTGATCGCGCGGGAACACGTCCGCCACCAGGAACACCTGCGCGGGCGTCAATTTGCCCAACTGGATCGCCTCGTTCGGGTCGCCGAGCGCGGCGGACAACTGCTGCTCGGTCAGCACGTCCTGCAGGCGCGTGCGGTCCACGATGCGGAACCGCTCGCCGTTGACCAGTTCGCTCTCCGTCGAGACCCGCAGCAGTTCGGCCAGTGCCGGATCCACGCCGTTGCCCGCGAAAGCCAACACGGCTACGGGCATGCGCGATTCGCGGCTGTTGAGCATAACCGGCCGCACCTGGACCTGAAATTCCCTGCTGATCGTCGCGCCGCCTTCGTCTTGCGCCACGATCGACACGGGCACCGTCGCGGCGGCGCCGTCGTCTTCCGGCATATCGATGGGGATGCGGCGGTTGAAGCTCTCATGCGGCGCGCCGGTCAGTTCCGCGAACGGTTCGCCGTTGATGGTCAGCGACGCAACCTTCGTTTCCGTGACCACGTCGCCCGCGATGCGCAAGGTCCGGTTATGCCGGTAGGGCCTGTCCGGGTCAGGCGATTTCAGACTGATGCCGGGCACTTCTTCCGGCGTGGCGGTCAGCACCAGTTGCAGCATGCCCGCGCCGTTCCCGGCGACCCGCAACGACTCAGGCTGAGTCTGTTGCAGGCGCCAGAGCCGTGCGGCAGGCGATTGCGGCTGCCCGCGGAACACGCGGATGGCCGTGCGCGTCTCGTTGCCCGCGAGGTCGCGCGCGGCGATCACGACAATGTTCTCGCCGTCCGACAGCGGCACCTCCTGCTGGAATTCGAGCCGCGGCGCGCTTTGTGTTTCCGCGACGGCTTGCCCGCCGACCGCGACGGACGCCACGCCATACTTGTCCACGGCGGCGCCTTGCACCAGAACGGTTGCCGCATCGGTGACGAGCGCGTCCGCGGGCGCGAAGACGCCGACGGTCGGGCCGGTCAGGTCTACGGTCACTTGGACATCCTGCGCGAACTTCTTATCCGCGAGGTCCAGGGCCTCGAGTTGCAGGGTCTGCGCCCCTTCCGTGAGGATGACTTCCTCCGAAAACGCGAGTTGCCCGGGGCTGCCGCGCTGATAGAGGGGCCTGCCGTTGACCGTGACGCGGTTCACGCCGACATCGTCCTGGGCGGTGATTTCGAGCTGCACCTCCCTCGTGGCGACCAGCGCCCCCATCGGCGTATCCACGCTGACGGCGGGTGCAACGGTGTCCTGGACCGTGCCGTCTTGAATGCGGGCCCTGGTCACGAGATCGAGGTAATAGTGGGCGCGCTCCGTGTCCACGGCGTCGAGGGACCGGCGCAAAAACTGTTCGGCGAGCTCGAGATTGCCCGTCTGGTAATAGACGACGCCCAGTTCGCGGTTCGGGAAGTATTCGACAAAATGCAGTCCGTAGGTGCGCGCGCGCCACGTGTCGCGCGTGTATCCCTGGAGCGCCCTTTCGAAGTCCGCCTGAGCCTCTTCATGGAATTGCCCGGCGAGGTATGAGGCGCCCCGCTCGTAATAGCTCCACCAGCGTCCTCGAAAAACGCCGCGCGTGACCCCGTAGCGCACCCCGTCGCGCTCGCGGTACGCGACAGACTCCGTTGCGCAACCGGCGGCGACGACGCCCAGGAAGAAAAGGGCGGCCAGTCGCTTGTACATGGTTAGATCTGCCTCCTACCTGTGTAAAGCCTAACACACGGCGCGGTTATTGTAAATCACCGGCCTGGGCTCAAGTCATCTCCTGCCGTCTCTGCCGGCGGGCTCCGGGGCAGGCAGGAACAGGTCCTGCACCCGGGCCACGAAATCGGAGACGAGAAACGGCTTTTCCATGTGCGGCCTGCCGGATTCTTCGAGGAATTTGCGGGTTTCGTAAGTCATGGTGTCCGCGGTGATAAACAGCACGCGGGCCGCGAGGTCGGGGTGGGCGCCGCTGAGGAACCGGTACAGATGCTGGCCGTTCAATTCGCCGGGAAGCTGGATATCGATGACCAGCCCGTCGCAGGCGCTGCGGGAAATCAGGGAGAGCGCCTCGGCGCTCGTAGCCGCGGTTTCGATGATGTAACCGTGGCGTTCGAGGGCGGTTCGCAGCAGTTCGAGCAGGTCCAGTTCGTCATCGACGATGATCACGCGGCGCGCTGTTCCGGCCTTGCCGGAATCCGGGTCCACGCCGGCGGTTTCGTGGGGGCCGTGGAACAGGGGCATTTCGAACACGAAACAGGTCCCCGGTTTGCCGGAGTTTTCCAGGAACAGCCGGCCGCCGTGTTCCTGGGCCAGATACCGGGCCAGACTAAGGCCGAGTTCGGCCGCCGCGCCTTCGCCGCGCGCGGAAATGAACGGCTCGAAAAGCCGTTCGCGCGTACTCTCGGGGATTTCCGGACCGTTGTCGCACATCGCAACGCGCACCGAATCGCCGGAGGCTTCCACGGTGACCGCGACTTCGGAAGCGCCGACGTGGATCGCGTGTTCAACGAGGTTGGTGCAGATCTGGCTGAGCTGTTCCGGGACGGCCAGGACGAAACAGGGTTGCTGCGGATAGCTCCACCTGAAACGGCAGCGGCTCGAATTCACGTACAGCGGCTGAATGGATTCCCGAATCAGCGCAACCAGGTTCGTGGGGACGGTCTCCCCTTTAAGACCCTGGCCGAACTCGAGCAGGTCGTCCACAATCCTCTTGCAGCGCAGGCCGTTGCTGAGCAGGCGCCCCACGGCGTCCGCGGTCTTCTCGGGCGTCATGCCGGTCGCGAGCATTTCGGCGAAACCGATGACGATGCTCAGCGGATTACGCAATTGGTGCGCCACGGTGACGGCAAGCTGCGAGGCGAGGGAGGTTTGCTGGTGTTCGATGAAAGAGCGTTCGAGCGTACGGTACCGCGTAACGTCGCGCAGGATGGAGATGATGCGGCTGACCGTGTTCGACGGGGTGCGCTGAGGGGCGACCACCACCTCGATCCACCGTTCTCCATCCTCGCGCCTGTACGGGACGACGTCGCGCAGGGTCCGGCCCGATTGCATTACCGAGATCCAGGCGGGGGGCGCCTCGGCGTCTTGAGCCCCATTCAGCAACGCGTGGCAATAGGCCGGCGGCAAATCGGAGTGGTCGTCCATGAGCTTGCGCGCGAAGTTGCTTGTAAAGAGGACCTCGCCGTTCAGGTCAATCAATTGAAATCCGATACCCAGGACTTCCGCGAGGTCGTCAAACAAACTCAGCCGGTGCACGAGCGGAAAGGAGGAAGGTTCGGCAAGGTCGGTGATGCCCACGGCCAGCCCGCAACGGAGCCCTTGGTCGTCGAACATGGGATGGAACGTAAACCTGCAGGGCAACGGCGTTCCTTTCGAGGAACGCAATGTGCCGGTGAAGGCCTGCGGCCCGGCGGCGCGGCGTTGCCGCAATGCTCTGCGAAATTCCCGTGCGGTCTCGGGCACACACCACGCTTCGATCGCGAGGCCGGTCAGCGTCTCCTGACGCATGCCCATCAAATTGGCGCACGCAGTGTTCGCCAGCGAGATGTGGCCCTCCGCGTCGAGCATAAGACAGGGACCACCGAGGACTTCCATGATCGTGGCTTCGCGGCGGCGCGCGGCCGCGAGCACCTCCCGGTCAGCCTGTTCACAGAACCGG
Proteins encoded in this region:
- a CDS encoding outer membrane protein transport protein, giving the protein MKKACRLLLCSLVAAVLLAPAAAWAQLQINSSPSKVGSGARALGMGSAFIAIADDATAASWNPAGLTQLERPELSLVYSWKRFNEEFDSRVFPGMDDDHGVNLDDLNYASVVYPVRRTIAGRNLLLSLNYQRQYDFDRSLEYDVRFFTAGAGGITGARFRGDYAQRGSLSTLTPAIAFEITDRLSLGLAVNLWDQSLISSNEWETRQKGASFFSTNGVVTPASFGHYSVEENYDDFEGINYTMGLLFKPTARFSLGMVYHTRFTAEVEYTRRFRSHMGGVPIFRTTTKRDREITFPDALGFGMAYRFPNDKLTLSLDVTRREWDDFVIIDESALTLAPAGGGFGFVTPRRTSGVTGLPKFLSPHDPTYTVRLGAEYVFVDPTKPRQDFLPSLRAGVFYDPEPASHRDDLWFGFGPALGLESKGDGKPDDYYGIALGAGLLIRNRVNLDIAYQYRWGDDVRKDTFGLKSTDADVRQHYLYFSTVIYF
- a CDS encoding PAS domain-containing protein, which gives rise to MAAEKTARALAEVIDRDAAEFARAILERLDSEQARATEAALLEWLRSIAALLRGDSGHTYEYVARIVAWARARGVTAETLVAEVHRHRRWLLDFCCARIKDAAVSEVYDVVLQVEREYVQQLTRFCEQADREVLAAARRREATIMEVLGGPCLMLDAEGHISLANTACANLMGMRQETLTGLAIEAWCVPETAREFRRALRQRRAAGPQAFTGTLRSSKGTPLPCRFTFHPMFDDQGLRCGLAVGITDLAEPSSFPLVHRLSLFDDLAEVLGIGFQLIDLNGEVLFTSNFARKLMDDHSDLPPAYCHALLNGAQDAEAPPAWISVMQSGRTLRDVVPYRREDGERWIEVVVAPQRTPSNTVSRIISILRDVTRYRTLERSFIEHQQTSLASQLAVTVAHQLRNPLSIVIGFAEMLATGMTPEKTADAVGRLLSNGLRCKRIVDDLLEFGQGLKGETVPTNLVALIRESIQPLYVNSSRCRFRWSYPQQPCFVLAVPEQLSQICTNLVEHAIHVGASEVAVTVEASGDSVRVAMCDNGPEIPESTRERLFEPFISARGEGAAAELGLSLARYLAQEHGGRLFLENSGKPGTCFVFEMPLFHGPHETAGVDPDSGKAGTARRVIIVDDELDLLELLRTALERHGYIIETAATSAEALSLISRSACDGLVIDIQLPGELNGQHLYRFLSGAHPDLAARVLFITADTMTYETRKFLEESGRPHMEKPFLVSDFVARVQDLFLPAPEPAGRDGRR